The genomic segment GGTCTTTTATATCTGAAATTAGTGTTATGCCAAGCATTTATGCTGCAAATTTTAATTTACCTACGCAAGTAGTTTTTGCAATAGCAAATAAAGATATAGAAATTTTCAATAAGTTCGCCTGCAAAAAAGGATTACGAGTCGTTCCCCTTAAGATTGGTAATGGCTGCCATTCTCCTTATGTAGCGTCTATTCAGAGACAGTTAGAAACATTTGTCGATTCCCTTGATATAGATGATCCAAAAGTGCCTGTTTTTTCTTGTGTAACCTCTGATGTGGTAATTAAAGCAACAGAAGTACGGAATATCATAAAACAGCAAATTCTTTCTCCTGTCCATTGGTGGAAAACTCTTGACAGAGTAGCCCAATATTTGAACAACAAATTCCAGTTTATTGATTTAAATTATTCAAACGTAATTAAGGGGCCGCGCTCTGCCATAATAGTTGTCACCTAGAACAAGATGGAACAGGAGGTGACCTATGGCTCGGTATAGCGCCCAGATACGGAATACAATTCTTAAAA from the Treponema sp. J25 genome contains:
- a CDS encoding ACP S-malonyltransferase, which encodes MKTIFLSSGQGSFVPGAGMSEYERIPVFSAAIDEISSILKEDIPSLCWGPSRVKVRNSPYLSHIALWALNYALYQSLKATGITPEFLMGHSLGEIISFCLSGALTISDACKLIAYRGMLFEENKKNNESDLVAVIGDHDQIGSFISEISVMPSIYAANFNLPTQVVFAIANKDIEIFNKFACKKGLRVVPLKIGNGCHSPYVASIQRQLETFVDSLDIDDPKVPVFSCVTSDVVIKATEVRNIIKQQILSPVHWWKTLDRVAQYLNNKFQFIDLNYSNVIKGPRSAIIVVT